The Rhodoflexus caldus genome has a window encoding:
- the topA gene encoding type I DNA topoisomerase — protein MPKNLVIVESPAKAKTIEGYLGKEYTVKSSYGHVRDLPKTDDAIDIKNNFTPRYEISEDKREIVAQLSKLANESDVIWLATDDDREGEAISWHLYEALHLDRKDTRRIVFREITKSAIQKAIQQPRNIDIDLVNAQQARRILDRLVGFELSPILWKKIKSGLSAGRVQSVAVRLIVEREREIIRFKPESEYKITAVFNLDKGKELQAELPKRFKTEAEAEAFLQCCIGATFTIANLEKKPAKKSPAPPFTTSTLQQEASNKLRFGVSQTMRLAQKLYEAGHISYMRTDSVNLSDEAMEAAANAIKKEYGEAYHQPRRYKTKSESAQEAHEAIRPTDFSRKVAGDDRNEQRLYELIWKRAIASQMADAKLERTTASIGISTTPEILEATGEVILFDGFLKVYLEFSGEEEDEEQKGMLPPLQVGQVLDLKHLKATERFSRPPARYTEASLVKKLEELGIGRPSTYAPTITTIQERGYVVKESREGKERPYTELTLQQNTISKAQKTENTGAESMKLFPTDLAMQVNDFLVAHFPNIIDYSFTAKVEGEFDHIAEGKTQWQKMLESFYKGFHHQVEDTQNNADRASTARKIGIDPTTGKEIIARLGRYGPYVQLGSEEDGTEKPQFASLRKGQFIETITLEEALELLATPREGRLLGYHPESGKEMVVRVGKYGPYVQLGSEEDGVKPQYASLRKGQSPEKITLEEALELFKLPREVGQIDGKPVVAAIGRFGPYVSYDKQFFSLPKTLDPLTVTLDEAKEVIEKKRKADAEKVIKVFPEDASIRILNGRWGPYIEAGKQNVRLPKGTEPALLSFDEVKAIVAAEAPKTEPKAGAKTAAKSTAKKTTAAKTTKSATAKKTTTTKKK, from the coding sequence ATGCCGAAAAACCTTGTCATAGTAGAGTCGCCCGCCAAGGCAAAAACCATTGAGGGCTATTTGGGAAAAGAATACACCGTCAAGTCGAGCTACGGGCATGTTCGCGACCTGCCCAAAACCGACGATGCGATTGACATTAAAAACAACTTCACGCCGCGCTACGAAATTTCGGAAGACAAGCGCGAAATAGTTGCTCAACTCTCTAAACTCGCCAACGAATCCGATGTGATATGGTTGGCAACGGACGACGACCGCGAAGGAGAAGCCATTTCATGGCACTTGTACGAAGCCCTGCACCTTGACCGCAAGGATACCCGACGCATTGTTTTCCGCGAAATCACCAAGTCAGCTATCCAAAAGGCGATTCAGCAGCCGCGCAACATTGATATAGACCTTGTAAATGCCCAACAGGCGCGCCGCATTTTAGACCGCTTGGTAGGTTTTGAACTGTCGCCGATTTTGTGGAAAAAAATCAAAAGCGGGCTTTCTGCGGGGCGCGTGCAGTCGGTTGCCGTGCGGCTCATCGTAGAGCGCGAGCGCGAAATCATCCGTTTCAAACCCGAATCGGAATACAAAATCACCGCCGTTTTCAATTTAGACAAAGGCAAAGAATTGCAAGCCGAGCTTCCTAAGCGCTTCAAAACCGAAGCGGAAGCCGAAGCGTTTTTGCAATGCTGCATCGGGGCAACCTTTACAATTGCCAATCTGGAAAAGAAACCCGCCAAAAAATCGCCTGCGCCGCCGTTTACAACCTCTACTTTGCAGCAGGAGGCAAGCAACAAGTTGCGTTTCGGCGTATCGCAAACCATGCGATTGGCGCAAAAGCTCTACGAAGCGGGGCATATTTCCTACATGCGTACCGACTCGGTGAACCTTTCCGACGAGGCAATGGAAGCCGCCGCCAACGCCATTAAAAAGGAGTACGGCGAAGCCTACCATCAGCCGCGCCGCTACAAAACCAAGTCGGAAAGTGCGCAGGAAGCCCACGAAGCCATCCGCCCGACCGACTTTTCGCGCAAAGTGGCAGGCGACGACCGCAACGAGCAGCGGCTCTACGAATTGATTTGGAAACGCGCCATTGCTTCGCAAATGGCAGATGCCAAGTTGGAGCGCACCACGGCAAGCATCGGCATTTCCACTACGCCCGAAATTCTGGAAGCAACGGGCGAAGTCATCCTTTTTGACGGCTTTTTGAAGGTTTATTTGGAATTCAGCGGCGAAGAGGAAGACGAAGAGCAAAAGGGCATGTTGCCGCCGCTGCAAGTGGGGCAAGTGTTGGATTTGAAACATCTGAAAGCCACCGAGCGATTCAGCCGCCCGCCTGCACGCTATACGGAGGCAAGTTTGGTGAAAAAACTGGAAGAATTGGGCATCGGCAGACCTTCCACCTACGCCCCGACCATCACTACGATTCAAGAGCGCGGCTACGTGGTCAAAGAGTCGCGCGAGGGCAAAGAACGCCCCTACACCGAACTCACTTTGCAGCAAAACACCATCAGCAAAGCGCAAAAAACGGAAAATACGGGTGCGGAAAGCATGAAACTTTTCCCGACCGACCTTGCCATGCAGGTTAATGATTTTCTGGTAGCGCATTTCCCGAACATCATTGACTACTCATTCACCGCCAAAGTAGAAGGAGAATTTGACCATATTGCCGAGGGCAAAACCCAATGGCAAAAGATGCTGGAAAGTTTTTACAAAGGCTTCCACCATCAGGTAGAGGACACGCAGAACAACGCAGACCGTGCCTCAACCGCCCGCAAAATCGGTATTGACCCGACCACCGGCAAGGAAATCATCGCCCGTTTGGGCAGATACGGCCCCTACGTGCAGTTGGGCAGCGAGGAAGACGGCACCGAAAAGCCGCAATTTGCAAGCCTTCGCAAAGGGCAGTTCATAGAAACCATTACTTTGGAAGAGGCTTTGGAACTGCTGGCAACTCCGCGCGAAGGGCGCTTGCTGGGCTACCACCCCGAAAGCGGCAAAGAAATGGTTGTGCGCGTAGGTAAATACGGCCCCTATGTACAGTTAGGCAGCGAGGAGGACGGCGTAAAGCCGCAATATGCGAGCCTGCGCAAAGGGCAATCGCCCGAAAAAATTACTTTGGAAGAGGCCTTGGAACTTTTCAAACTGCCGCGTGAGGTGGGGCAAATAGACGGCAAACCCGTAGTAGCCGCTATTGGCAGGTTCGGACCCTACGTGAGCTACGACAAGCAGTTTTTCTCATTGCCCAAAACCTTAGACCCGCTCACCGTTACGCTGGACGAAGCCAAAGAAGTGATTGAGAAAAAGCGCAAAGCCGACGCGGAAAAAGTCATTAAAGTATTCCCCGAAGATGCAAGCATTCGCATCCTAAACGGACGCTGGGGACCTTATATTGAGGCAGGCAAGCAAAATGTAAGGCTGCCCAAGGGAACAGAACCAGCCTTGCTGTCCTTTGACGAGGTAAAAGCGATAGTTGCTGCGGAAGCCCCTAAAACCGAACCGAAGGCAGGGGCAAAAACGGCAGCTAAATCAACTGCCAAAAAAACAACGGCAGCCAAAACAACAAAGTCGGCTACTGCCAAGAAAACCACTACTACCAAGAAGAAATGA
- a CDS encoding TolC family protein produces the protein MKRILSRVSIIVAFFAFYPEDKLKAGNDTTIFGIKDFYRQLAVGHPIVKQANLLSEMGKQEIRLARGFFDPKVAASHEFKDFKKQNYFNTWNAEMKIPTAFGPDFKVGFEQNSGIYLNPKESTPSSGLLYAGIILPVAQGLLFDERRAVLQQAQYMNRMLEAERIKAINKIVLQATKDYWQWYAAHKQLQIARKGVDLAKIRYEAVKARILQGDLAAIDSVEAKITLQEREVAFNNSSVFWNNARLILSNHLWDEDSQPLELPDNALPTNNLHELGESDQLETLLQYARENHPELLKLDFKIKQLEVGRRLAIEMLKPVINLNYNFLGQSPFFDEANSGAFFRNNYKYGIDFSFPLFLRKERAKLAQTNIKIKQSRFELSQLNREILNDISAVYNDLQNLRTQLRLQEQMVNNYQVLLNGEQIKFLNGESSLFLVNSREAKLLEGEQKLVDFQFKYAKSFAELLWAAGRNPAGDIME, from the coding sequence ATGAAGCGCATTTTATCAAGAGTATCCATTATTGTGGCTTTCTTTGCCTTCTACCCCGAAGACAAACTCAAAGCCGGCAATGATACGACCATATTCGGTATTAAAGACTTCTATCGGCAATTGGCTGTCGGCCACCCGATAGTGAAGCAGGCCAATTTGCTTTCGGAAATGGGCAAGCAGGAAATTCGCTTGGCACGCGGCTTTTTTGACCCTAAAGTGGCAGCAAGCCACGAGTTTAAGGATTTCAAAAAGCAGAATTATTTCAACACATGGAATGCCGAAATGAAAATTCCGACCGCCTTCGGGCCGGATTTTAAAGTAGGCTTCGAGCAGAACTCGGGCATCTACCTGAACCCGAAAGAAAGTACCCCAAGCTCGGGTTTACTCTATGCCGGCATTATTTTGCCCGTTGCACAGGGTTTACTGTTTGACGAACGGCGCGCCGTTTTACAACAGGCGCAATACATGAACCGCATGTTGGAAGCCGAACGGATAAAAGCCATTAACAAAATTGTATTGCAGGCAACCAAAGACTACTGGCAGTGGTATGCTGCACACAAACAATTACAAATTGCACGCAAAGGAGTAGATTTGGCTAAAATCCGCTACGAAGCAGTGAAAGCCCGCATCCTGCAAGGCGATTTGGCCGCTATTGACTCCGTTGAGGCAAAAATCACCCTGCAAGAGCGCGAAGTAGCATTTAACAACAGTTCCGTTTTCTGGAATAATGCACGCCTGATACTTTCCAATCACCTGTGGGACGAGGACAGCCAACCATTGGAGTTGCCCGACAATGCCCTGCCTACAAATAACCTGCACGAGCTTGGCGAAAGCGACCAATTGGAAACTTTGCTGCAATACGCCCGTGAAAACCACCCCGAATTGCTCAAATTGGATTTTAAAATCAAACAATTGGAAGTAGGGCGCAGGCTTGCCATAGAAATGCTCAAACCGGTGATTAACCTGAACTACAACTTCTTAGGACAGTCGCCGTTCTTTGATGAAGCCAATTCCGGCGCATTCTTCCGCAATAATTACAAATACGGTATTGATTTTTCCTTCCCTTTGTTTTTGCGCAAAGAGCGGGCAAAATTGGCACAAACCAATATCAAGATTAAACAAAGCCGATTTGAGTTATCGCAACTCAACCGCGAAATTTTGAACGACATCAGCGCCGTATATAACGATTTGCAAAATTTACGCACTCAACTGCGCTTACAGGAACAGATGGTAAATAACTATCAGGTTCTTCTGAACGGCGAACAGATTAAGTTTCTCAATGGCGAAAGTTCCCTGTTTTTGGTAAACAGTCGGGAAGCCAAGCTGTTGGAAGGCGAACAGAAATTAGTGGACTTCCAGTTTAAATACGCCAAGTCGTTTGCTGAACTGCTGTGGGCGGCAGGCCGCAATCCGGCAGGAGATATCATGGAATAG
- the lysA gene encoding diaminopimelate decarboxylase, producing MLLRYPFDNQRKSSELCITMFTPAQAERFAAMETPFFYYDLSLLKKTIDVAALHARKHQFHIHYALKANVNREILQPIAAAGFGADCVSGNEVLRALEAGFSPDKVVFAGVGKSDKEIRTALAHDIFCFNVESVEELQVINELAAQAGKTATVALRVNPLVEVNTHHYITTGTAENKFGIPPRDFDALLQLLPQLSYVKVIGLHTHIGSQICDMDNFKNTCLKFNEIRRWFEEHGLQFTDLNVGGGLGVDYKQPDEHPIPDFESYFDTVSRYLERTPQQQVHFELGRSIVAQCGSLITRVLYTKQGETKRFAIVDAGMTELIRPALYQAYHKIEAVGVAADESYAYDVVGPICESSDFFGKEVVLPALKRGDLLAIRTAGAYGEVMTSFYNLREKAPAVYED from the coding sequence ATGCTTTTACGGTATCCCTTTGACAATCAGCGCAAATCGTCCGAACTTTGTATCACTATGTTTACACCTGCACAAGCGGAGCGTTTCGCTGCTATGGAAACGCCCTTTTTCTACTACGACCTATCGCTGCTCAAAAAAACCATTGATGTAGCAGCATTACATGCCCGCAAGCATCAGTTTCATATCCACTATGCGCTGAAAGCCAATGTGAACCGCGAAATTTTGCAACCGATTGCCGCAGCAGGCTTTGGTGCGGACTGTGTGAGCGGCAATGAAGTCCTGCGCGCATTAGAGGCCGGTTTTTCTCCTGATAAAGTGGTTTTTGCAGGCGTTGGCAAATCCGACAAGGAAATCCGCACAGCACTGGCACACGATATCTTTTGTTTCAATGTGGAGTCGGTAGAGGAATTACAGGTAATTAACGAACTGGCGGCACAGGCAGGCAAAACAGCTACGGTTGCCCTGCGTGTAAACCCCTTGGTGGAGGTAAATACACACCACTATATTACCACAGGGACGGCCGAAAATAAGTTTGGCATTCCCCCGCGTGACTTTGACGCGTTGCTGCAACTGTTGCCGCAATTGTCCTATGTAAAAGTGATAGGTCTGCATACGCATATCGGTTCGCAGATTTGCGACATGGATAATTTTAAAAATACCTGCCTGAAATTCAACGAAATACGCCGATGGTTTGAAGAACACGGCTTGCAATTTACAGACCTGAACGTAGGTGGCGGGCTGGGCGTGGACTACAAACAACCCGATGAACACCCGATTCCTGATTTTGAAAGCTATTTTGATACAGTGAGTCGCTATTTGGAGCGCACACCACAGCAGCAGGTACATTTTGAATTAGGCCGTTCCATCGTAGCCCAATGCGGCAGCCTGATTACCCGTGTGCTGTACACCAAGCAAGGCGAAACCAAGCGCTTTGCGATTGTAGATGCAGGCATGACCGAGCTCATTCGTCCTGCGCTTTATCAGGCATATCACAAGATAGAAGCGGTGGGTGTTGCGGCTGACGAGTCTTATGCTTACGATGTGGTAGGCCCGATTTGTGAATCTTCCGATTTTTTTGGGAAGGAAGTAGTACTGCCCGCGCTCAAACGCGGCGATTTGCTGGCCATTCGCACAGCGGGTGCTTACGGGGAAGTGATGACCTCATTCTACAACCTGCGCGAAAAAGCCCCTGCGGTTTATGAAGATTGA
- a CDS encoding polysaccharide biosynthesis protein: MVKKRLRQYANRAAFNKLLLLATDLLLGAVAFVLSLLLFEEQAPVALGQTAALALVLRLAAFFVFKTYAVVIRFIHLRDMAKLTLALMLSDVALGVLSYAVWGKFSVAIGIAYFTLSLMALAGYRALVRYFSWGNDAADEHPPVRLLIFGAGSAGLITKHVLEHAPGLSYKVVAFFDDDPMKSGKTIEGVRVFNVAEHFKDIIRKNGVQKAVIAIHHLLPERRQQFIEWCLEAEVPVMKVPPLSQWYEGGFNPAQLENVRIEDLLEREPIRMESPHVRETFSDKIVLVTGAAGSIGRELCRQLVRCRPRQLLLLDKAESALHELHLSLLEEEHYPDALPVLADVTDAANIAQIFARHRPQAVLHAAAYKHVPMMENYPQQAVKVNIFGTKHVVDAAVRYGAEKFILVSTDKAVNPTNVMGASKRIAELYVQALHMQGSATAFAVTRFGNVLGSDGSVIPRFKKQIQAGGPVTVTSPDIVRYFMTIPEAAQLILEAGAMGSQAEIFLFDMGQPVRIADLARKMIRLAGLQPDKDIAIRFTGLRPGEKLMEELLLQQENTLPTYHPKIRIAKNIPQLDMQGVDFSLQEFQHKIAENADDAEIVRLMMRLVPEFQSTNPKFAAVGAQKNL, encoded by the coding sequence ATGGTAAAAAAACGGCTTCGCCAATACGCTAACCGCGCCGCATTCAACAAATTGCTGTTGCTGGCAACCGACCTTTTGCTGGGGGCGGTTGCCTTTGTTTTGTCTTTGCTTTTGTTTGAAGAGCAAGCCCCCGTTGCCTTAGGGCAAACCGCTGCCCTTGCCCTTGTGCTGCGACTGGCGGCATTTTTCGTTTTCAAAACCTACGCCGTCGTTATTCGCTTCATCCACCTGCGCGACATGGCAAAACTTACTCTCGCGCTGATGCTGTCCGATGTCGCTTTGGGTGTGCTTTCCTATGCCGTTTGGGGTAAATTTTCTGTTGCCATCGGCATTGCCTACTTCACCCTGTCGCTGATGGCACTGGCGGGCTATCGGGCATTGGTGCGCTATTTCAGTTGGGGCAACGATGCCGCCGATGAACATCCGCCTGTTCGCTTGCTCATTTTCGGGGCAGGCAGCGCGGGACTCATCACCAAGCACGTGTTGGAACATGCCCCCGGGCTTTCTTACAAGGTCGTTGCCTTTTTTGACGACGACCCGATGAAAAGCGGCAAAACCATTGAAGGCGTGCGCGTGTTCAACGTAGCCGAACATTTCAAAGACATTATCCGAAAAAACGGCGTGCAAAAAGCCGTCATTGCCATTCATCACCTTTTGCCCGAACGCAGGCAACAGTTTATAGAATGGTGTTTGGAAGCGGAAGTTCCCGTGATGAAAGTGCCGCCGCTAAGCCAATGGTACGAAGGCGGATTCAACCCCGCACAGTTGGAAAACGTGCGCATAGAAGACCTTTTGGAACGCGAACCCATCCGCATGGAGTCGCCGCACGTGCGCGAAACGTTCAGCGATAAAATTGTGCTGGTTACGGGTGCTGCGGGTTCTATCGGGCGCGAACTTTGCCGCCAATTGGTACGCTGCCGCCCGCGACAATTGTTGTTGTTAGACAAAGCCGAATCAGCCTTGCACGAGTTGCACCTGTCGCTCTTGGAAGAGGAGCATTACCCAGATGCGCTGCCCGTTTTGGCAGACGTTACCGATGCGGCAAACATAGCGCAAATCTTTGCCCGACATCGTCCGCAAGCCGTTTTGCACGCTGCCGCCTACAAGCACGTGCCGATGATGGAAAACTACCCGCAACAGGCGGTCAAAGTCAATATTTTCGGCACAAAGCACGTGGTGGATGCTGCCGTTCGTTACGGTGCGGAAAAGTTCATTCTGGTTTCTACCGATAAAGCCGTAAACCCTACCAACGTGATGGGCGCATCCAAGCGCATTGCCGAGCTGTACGTACAGGCATTGCACATGCAGGGCAGCGCGACCGCCTTTGCCGTTACGCGCTTCGGCAACGTTTTGGGTTCGGACGGCTCGGTCATTCCGCGTTTCAAAAAGCAAATTCAGGCGGGCGGTCCCGTAACGGTAACCTCGCCCGACATCGTGCGCTATTTCATGACCATTCCCGAAGCGGCGCAACTCATTTTGGAAGCGGGAGCAATGGGCAGTCAGGCGGAAATTTTCCTGTTTGACATGGGGCAACCCGTGCGCATCGCCGACTTAGCCCGCAAAATGATACGGCTGGCAGGCTTACAGCCCGACAAAGACATCGCCATTCGGTTTACGGGCTTGCGACCCGGCGAGAAACTCATGGAAGAACTTTTGTTGCAACAGGAAAATACCCTGCCGACTTATCACCCCAAAATCCGCATTGCCAAAAACATCCCGCAACTTGACATGCAGGGGGTGGATTTTTCATTGCAAGAATTTCAACATAAAATTGCAGAAAATGCCGATGATGCGGAAATTGTGCGCCTGATGATGCGTTTAGTACCCGAGTTTCAAAGCACAAATCCTAAGTTTGCAGCCGTTGGCGCACAAAAAAATTTGTAA
- a CDS encoding tetratricopeptide repeat protein, with protein sequence MKTFTYLTVFPAIVMLLWACGNSDEQFAAKARELLGKQDYEGVVQLLAPRKASLSDADAVNMLGYAYMELRQTDSAMTCFNQAIKLNNQNYKYFYNRGNAFWQMGMPEEALKDFDRALELDQTVYELYLNRGAMLAAMGRHKEAIADFNRAADMNKSDRNIFFNRAQSRLALKEFDKASEDLQYCTEIAPDFARAYYMLGLVIYSQLPADAKNDPKGCEYLQKAVNLGMPEARDLLYEKCSR encoded by the coding sequence ATGAAAACCTTTACATATCTGACGGTATTTCCGGCAATTGTTATGCTGCTGTGGGCTTGCGGAAACAGCGATGAGCAATTTGCCGCCAAAGCCCGCGAACTGTTAGGCAAGCAAGACTACGAAGGCGTGGTTCAACTGCTTGCCCCAAGGAAAGCGTCGTTAAGCGATGCCGATGCCGTGAATATGCTGGGCTATGCCTACATGGAGTTGCGTCAAACCGATTCGGCAATGACATGTTTCAATCAGGCTATCAAGCTCAACAACCAAAACTACAAGTATTTCTACAATCGAGGCAATGCGTTTTGGCAAATGGGTATGCCCGAAGAAGCCCTCAAAGACTTTGACCGCGCGCTGGAATTAGACCAGACCGTGTATGAGTTGTATCTGAATCGCGGGGCAATGCTGGCAGCCATGGGGCGGCACAAAGAGGCAATTGCCGATTTCAACCGTGCCGCCGACATGAACAAAAGCGACCGCAATATTTTCTTTAATCGCGCCCAAAGTCGGTTAGCCCTGAAAGAGTTCGACAAAGCCTCCGAAGACCTGCAATATTGCACCGAAATAGCTCCCGATTTTGCTCGCGCCTACTACATGCTGGGCTTGGTGATTTACTCACAATTGCCCGCCGATGCGAAAAACGACCCCAAAGGCTGTGAGTACCTGCAAAAAGCCGTCAATTTGGGTATGCCCGAAGCGCGCGATTTACTCTACGAAAAGTGCAGTCGGTAG
- a CDS encoding glycoside hydrolase family 31 protein, with the protein MRSKSLGKLLNIERTERGAVLTTDFGTLAVTFHAPDTVRVQAWQADTERETFSYALADRPTAPFTVQWDEQAGMLQLKSDELTLHIHKNPVRLQFFDATGTLLNEDEPAFGISWIGHQATAYKTLQPDERFIGMGEKTGNLDRRGSGFSHWNTDFFGYGTESDPLYASLPFYIGILPRSRRCYGIFMDSPVKSHFNFGASNDRFASFTVEEGEMNYYFFAGTTVADIVKAYCRLTGTIPLPPKWSLGFHQSRYSYYPHHEVRTLAQTFRDKQIPADVIHLDIHYMDRYKIFSWDKERFPAHRQLIADLKNMGFQVVVICDPGIKVEEGYEPHDDGVAKDVFIKYPDGTYYRGQVWPGWCYFPDFTDEKARQWWGEKFAEYVQSGIEGFWNDMNEPATWGQKFPDLVEFSYEGQTATARKARNVYGMQMARATYEGTKKLMNGKRPFVLTRAAYAGAQRYTALWTGDNTSSDEHMLLGARLVSSIGLTGIPFAGYDVGGFVGEPSVALFARWIAQGAFAPFFRCHTMINTRDQEPWSFGEEAEAISRNYISLRYRLMPYIYSVFYEASKSGLPVARSLALDNPYDDRVYNTNYQNEYLFGPGLLVCPTESTRTITKVFLPEGKWYYLYNNQPYEGNSEVLVESPLEFLPVFAKAGAIIPMQSLVQSIREAHDGTLYLHVYRHNGSSDFVFYEDDGQSYDYERGVYHRRVIVYQGASHELILEAAEGSFASTFTNLKLILHGFEEEIGDEVLLNGQPLATADEELALLDPLPNFDPLGKPILRVVQQNKTITCPLVKQRMVFKW; encoded by the coding sequence ATGCGCAGCAAATCACTTGGCAAATTGCTTAATATAGAGCGCACCGAACGAGGTGCCGTACTGACAACCGACTTCGGCACGCTTGCCGTTACGTTCCATGCCCCCGACACCGTGCGCGTGCAGGCATGGCAAGCCGACACCGAACGCGAAACTTTTTCCTACGCACTTGCAGACCGACCAACCGCGCCTTTCACCGTTCAATGGGACGAGCAGGCGGGCATGCTGCAACTCAAAAGCGACGAACTCACCCTGCACATCCATAAAAACCCCGTGCGCCTGCAATTTTTTGACGCAACGGGCACGCTGCTCAACGAAGATGAGCCTGCTTTCGGCATTTCATGGATAGGGCATCAGGCAACCGCCTACAAAACCCTGCAACCCGACGAGCGATTTATAGGCATGGGCGAAAAAACGGGCAACTTAGACCGCCGAGGCAGCGGCTTTTCCCATTGGAACACCGACTTTTTCGGCTATGGCACCGAAAGCGACCCGCTGTACGCATCTTTGCCTTTCTACATTGGCATTTTGCCGCGCAGCAGGCGGTGTTATGGCATTTTTATGGATAGCCCCGTGAAGTCGCATTTTAATTTCGGGGCTTCCAACGACCGTTTCGCCTCATTCACCGTAGAAGAGGGCGAAATGAACTACTACTTCTTTGCCGGAACGACTGTTGCCGATATTGTCAAAGCCTATTGCCGCCTTACGGGAACGATACCGCTGCCGCCCAAATGGAGTTTGGGGTTTCATCAAAGCCGTTACAGCTATTACCCGCACCACGAAGTGCGCACGCTGGCGCAAACTTTCCGCGACAAGCAAATTCCCGCGGATGTCATCCATTTGGACATCCACTATATGGACCGCTACAAAATTTTCAGTTGGGACAAAGAGCGCTTCCCTGCTCACCGCCAACTGATTGCCGATTTGAAAAACATGGGCTTTCAGGTCGTAGTCATTTGTGACCCGGGCATCAAAGTAGAGGAAGGCTATGAGCCGCACGACGACGGAGTGGCAAAAGACGTGTTCATCAAATACCCCGACGGCACGTATTACCGCGGGCAGGTTTGGCCCGGCTGGTGCTATTTCCCCGATTTCACCGATGAAAAAGCCCGCCAATGGTGGGGCGAAAAGTTCGCCGAGTACGTCCAAAGCGGCATAGAAGGCTTCTGGAACGACATGAACGAACCCGCTACATGGGGGCAAAAGTTCCCCGATTTGGTGGAGTTCAGCTACGAGGGGCAAACCGCAACCGCCCGCAAAGCCCGCAACGTGTACGGCATGCAAATGGCGCGGGCAACCTACGAAGGCACAAAAAAACTGATGAACGGCAAGCGTCCGTTCGTGCTGACAAGGGCTGCCTATGCGGGTGCGCAGCGATATACTGCCCTCTGGACGGGCGACAACACCTCATCGGACGAGCATATGTTGCTGGGGGCGCGCTTGGTGAGCAGCATCGGGCTTACGGGCATTCCCTTTGCGGGCTACGACGTGGGCGGATTCGTAGGCGAACCTTCCGTCGCGCTGTTTGCCCGATGGATTGCGCAAGGGGCATTCGCGCCGTTTTTCCGCTGCCACACCATGATTAACACCCGCGACCAAGAGCCTTGGAGCTTTGGCGAAGAAGCGGAAGCCATTTCGCGCAACTACATCAGCCTTCGTTACCGCCTGATGCCTTACATCTATTCGGTTTTCTACGAGGCCTCAAAAAGCGGGTTGCCCGTAGCGCGTTCGCTGGCATTAGACAACCCCTACGACGACCGCGTGTACAACACCAACTATCAGAACGAATACCTCTTCGGTCCCGGTTTGCTGGTTTGCCCGACCGAAAGCACCCGCACCATCACCAAAGTATTCCTGCCCGAAGGCAAATGGTATTACCTTTACAACAATCAGCCTTACGAGGGCAACAGCGAGGTACTGGTGGAAAGCCCCTTAGAGTTTCTGCCCGTGTTTGCCAAAGCAGGCGCGATTATCCCGATGCAAAGTTTGGTACAGTCCATCCGTGAGGCGCACGACGGCACGCTCTACCTGCACGTGTACCGCCACAACGGCAGTTCCGATTTTGTATTTTATGAAGACGACGGGCAAAGCTACGACTACGAACGGGGCGTTTATCACCGCCGCGTCATCGTATATCAGGGTGCATCGCACGAGTTGATTCTGGAAGCTGCCGAAGGAAGTTTTGCAAGCACTTTTACCAACCTGAAACTCATTTTGCACGGCTTTGAAGAGGAAATCGGCGATGAGGTGTTGCTCAACGGGCAGCCGTTGGCAACTGCCGACGAAGAGTTGGCACTCTTAGACCCGCTGCCTAACTTTGACCCCTTAGGCAAACCGATTTTGCGGGTTGTGCAACAAAATAAAACAATCACTTGCCCGTTGGTGAAACAACGGATGGTGTTTAAATGGTAA